A genomic stretch from Telmatocola sphagniphila includes:
- a CDS encoding PQQ-binding-like beta-propeller repeat protein: MQRLILSAIASCLILSSVNAQSTPTTADWDRLHLRQNWTAFVPIENRSDSLQKIQLFDNDLFVQNASGILYKLDVRSGSQVWRYDPPLPRRAIYPVAVNEKIVFFINSTNLIFLDRATGRVLFNVELGAIPSSGPTADSDRVFIPLITNKVVAYKFVDLKSHTAIRNIPQEAARGTQETLSVGVFEQLASSGNRTPSISVLQSLRPPFKIPGIDGSPSLSVTHKVYPPYTLEGGNATPSIVMVNNLSTLSDLSENKDRTEPEKIWTRNVRYRITFPVISVQAVNTIVLPSQVGDIYMTPNTSPDSKFNFKTDAEITAGLGLDQFEIYIPTADTYLYAYDIKLGALMWRQPAGGEVLKTPYVTEDSIYVVGGNAGLRRLDRRTGKTVWPAGGSVRMNLAKVPGDEVLAVNSKYVYAADSKNRLHVVDRLRGLDLSSISLGTLNITYSNDQDDRLILADSNGKIVCLEDKDIRVPVRVKKEPPKPVVETFVVPEPKKEMPKPPEKKAPEPKSKKDDAKKDEAEKKDADPNKN, encoded by the coding sequence ATGCAACGGCTAATTCTCAGCGCTATCGCCAGTTGTCTCATACTCTCTTCGGTCAATGCCCAGTCGACGCCTACAACAGCGGATTGGGATCGTTTGCACCTCCGCCAAAATTGGACGGCCTTCGTTCCCATCGAAAATCGATCGGACAGCCTTCAGAAGATTCAACTTTTCGATAACGATCTGTTCGTACAGAATGCCTCGGGCATCTTATATAAATTGGATGTCCGATCGGGATCCCAGGTATGGCGTTATGATCCTCCGTTGCCACGGCGAGCGATTTATCCGGTGGCCGTTAACGAAAAAATCGTCTTCTTCATTAACTCCACAAACCTGATCTTTCTCGATCGCGCAACCGGCCGAGTGCTCTTTAACGTGGAACTAGGAGCAATTCCTTCGTCCGGGCCTACGGCCGATAGCGACCGGGTATTCATACCGCTGATCACCAATAAAGTCGTGGCGTATAAGTTCGTTGATCTGAAGAGCCATACTGCGATTCGCAATATCCCGCAAGAGGCCGCCCGCGGCACTCAAGAAACCCTCTCTGTCGGAGTTTTCGAACAATTGGCCTCTTCGGGGAATAGAACACCTTCAATTTCGGTGCTACAAAGTCTGCGACCTCCTTTCAAAATTCCAGGCATTGACGGTAGCCCGTCGCTGTCGGTCACCCATAAGGTTTATCCACCCTATACCCTGGAAGGTGGTAATGCCACCCCCTCTATCGTAATGGTGAATAACCTTAGTACTCTGTCGGATCTCTCCGAGAACAAGGATCGTACAGAACCCGAAAAGATCTGGACCCGGAATGTTCGCTATCGGATTACCTTCCCTGTGATTAGCGTGCAAGCGGTGAATACCATCGTCCTTCCCAGCCAGGTTGGGGACATCTACATGACCCCGAACACCAGTCCGGATAGCAAGTTTAATTTCAAAACCGATGCGGAAATCACCGCCGGGCTGGGATTGGACCAGTTCGAAATTTACATCCCTACTGCCGACACCTACTTGTATGCTTACGACATCAAGCTCGGGGCTTTAATGTGGAGGCAACCTGCGGGGGGAGAAGTTCTTAAGACTCCTTATGTGACGGAAGATTCAATCTATGTGGTTGGTGGGAATGCCGGGTTGCGGCGGTTGGATCGCAGAACCGGCAAGACTGTCTGGCCAGCTGGTGGTAGCGTGCGAATGAACTTAGCCAAAGTGCCAGGGGATGAAGTTCTAGCCGTCAACTCCAAGTATGTTTATGCCGCCGATAGCAAGAATCGACTGCACGTGGTGGATCGCCTTCGCGGGCTCGACCTCTCGAGCATCAGTCTCGGTACGCTTAACATTACTTACTCCAATGATCAGGATGATCGCTTGATCCTCGCGGACAGCAATGGAAAAATTGTCTGTCTGGAAGATAAAGACATTCGCGTTCCCGTTCGAGTTAAAAAAGAACCGCCGAAACCAGTCGTCGAAACTTTCGTTGTTCCGGAACCCAAGAAGGAAATGCCCAAACCTCCTGAGAAAAAGGCACCGGAACCCAAGAGCAAAAAGGACGATGCCAAGAAGGATGAAGCGGAAAAGAAAGACGCGGACCCGAATAAGAATTAA
- the tadA gene encoding tRNA adenosine(34) deaminase TadA, whose protein sequence is MIFDIALSDPRHPLHVFHMEKAIEEARIAADEDEVPIGAVIVHPERGIIAQAHNQREQLKDPTAHAEMIAITQAARTLDSWRLNECLLYVTLEPCPMCAGAIVQARIPHVIFGAADAKAGACETLYQITSDPRLNHRCQVLGHVMSEICAGLLSDFFQSKRRLGKK, encoded by the coding sequence ATGATCTTCGATATTGCCTTGAGCGATCCTCGACATCCGCTTCATGTTTTCCACATGGAAAAGGCGATCGAGGAAGCTCGAATCGCGGCCGATGAGGACGAGGTTCCCATCGGGGCCGTCATCGTTCATCCGGAGCGGGGCATCATCGCCCAGGCCCACAATCAACGCGAGCAACTTAAGGATCCCACGGCACATGCGGAAATGATCGCCATCACCCAGGCAGCCCGGACTTTGGATTCCTGGCGTTTGAATGAGTGCCTGCTCTATGTAACGCTCGAACCTTGTCCGATGTGTGCCGGGGCGATCGTGCAGGCTCGAATTCCGCACGTCATTTTTGGAGCGGCGGATGCTAAAGCCGGAGCCTGCGAAACTCTTTATCAAATTACAAGTGACCCGCGACTGAACCATCGATGTCAGGTGCTCGGTCATGTGATGTCCGAGATTTGTGCCGGGCTACTCAGCGACTTCTTTCAATCGAAGCGCCGTCTGGGAAAAAAATGA
- a CDS encoding aspartate kinase, with amino-acid sequence MSVIVQKFGGSSVATAERIKAAARRAVRAKQAGDQVVMVVSARGDTTDDLIALAQEITEQPPAREMDMLLSTGEQISVALMAMAIHEMGEPAISFTGVQIGIRTDSTHTKARIREISTERIREALREGKIAIVAGFQGVDEKYDITTLGRGGSDTTAVALAAVLKHDATAKEEERRVECEIYTDVDGVYTTDPRLVPEARKMDAISYDEMLELASMGAGVMHSRSIEFAKKYDVPLMVRSSFSDAEGTWIVPETEWMKQVVVCGVAIAKDETRILIDGVPDKPGVSHRLFSLIASQSIAVDMIGQSFGSGGKASIGFTVLRNDLNLTLATLKPLVDELGAVIRTVEDVSKVSIVGTGMRTHTGVAEKMFAALAAENVNMKMITTGDIKISVLVEKADGAKALKAVHSAFNLQSPRPGAGVNGEQILEEFKSRPDHRIGDAVRDLAQATSRLAGMEDIVISGVSLDDEYGRITISGLPDKPGNCSRVFQAVAAAGISVETIVQNLTAVDQAEISFTVPKSDLRRALIRTQDVVRAIDPKISVAGDSDIAVLFVFGVGMRTHTGVARTMFGALAQKGINISLITTSEVCVSVMVELARGKEALQCLKEAFQIP; translated from the coding sequence GTGTCAGTGATCGTTCAGAAATTTGGGGGTTCGAGTGTAGCGACCGCGGAACGCATTAAAGCGGCCGCCCGACGAGCGGTACGAGCCAAACAGGCCGGGGACCAGGTAGTCATGGTCGTTTCCGCTCGGGGAGACACCACCGACGATCTCATCGCGCTGGCTCAAGAGATTACTGAACAACCACCCGCCCGGGAAATGGACATGCTCCTTTCCACCGGAGAGCAAATCTCCGTGGCCCTGATGGCCATGGCTATCCACGAAATGGGCGAACCGGCTATCAGCTTCACGGGCGTGCAGATCGGTATCCGAACTGACAGCACGCACACCAAAGCTCGCATCCGCGAGATTTCGACCGAACGTATCCGCGAGGCACTCCGCGAAGGCAAAATCGCCATAGTGGCCGGTTTTCAGGGAGTGGACGAAAAATACGATATTACCACGTTGGGTCGGGGTGGATCCGATACGACCGCCGTGGCCTTGGCCGCCGTTTTGAAGCACGATGCCACGGCCAAGGAAGAAGAACGTCGGGTGGAATGCGAGATATACACAGACGTCGATGGCGTATACACGACCGATCCTCGTCTCGTTCCTGAAGCTCGCAAGATGGATGCAATCAGTTACGACGAAATGCTGGAACTCGCCAGCATGGGCGCGGGGGTGATGCATAGCCGAAGCATCGAATTTGCCAAGAAATACGACGTCCCGCTCATGGTACGCAGTTCTTTCAGCGATGCCGAAGGTACCTGGATCGTTCCCGAGACGGAGTGGATGAAGCAGGTGGTTGTGTGCGGAGTAGCCATCGCCAAGGATGAAACCCGAATATTGATTGACGGTGTACCGGATAAACCTGGGGTCAGCCACCGACTCTTCTCGCTGATCGCTTCCCAGAGCATCGCGGTCGATATGATCGGCCAGAGTTTTGGAAGTGGCGGCAAAGCCTCGATAGGCTTCACGGTCCTGCGGAACGATTTGAATCTCACACTGGCCACCTTGAAACCACTGGTCGACGAACTTGGGGCCGTGATTCGCACGGTGGAAGACGTCAGTAAAGTTTCTATTGTCGGCACGGGCATGCGAACTCACACCGGCGTTGCGGAGAAGATGTTTGCCGCTTTGGCCGCCGAAAATGTGAACATGAAAATGATCACAACTGGCGACATCAAAATTTCGGTACTCGTGGAGAAAGCCGATGGAGCAAAAGCACTGAAAGCCGTGCACAGCGCGTTCAATTTGCAGAGCCCCCGGCCGGGTGCCGGCGTCAATGGCGAGCAGATTCTAGAGGAATTCAAATCCCGCCCGGATCATCGCATTGGAGATGCGGTTCGGGATCTCGCCCAGGCTACCTCCCGATTGGCCGGGATGGAAGACATCGTCATCAGTGGCGTTTCGCTGGATGATGAGTACGGCCGAATCACCATTTCCGGGCTGCCCGATAAGCCGGGCAACTGCTCACGGGTGTTTCAAGCGGTTGCAGCGGCCGGCATCAGCGTCGAAACGATCGTGCAAAACCTGACCGCAGTCGATCAGGCGGAAATTTCCTTTACGGTTCCCAAGAGTGATTTACGGCGGGCTTTGATTCGAACCCAGGATGTCGTTCGAGCAATCGATCCGAAGATCAGCGTGGCGGGTGACTCCGATATCGCCGTACTCTTCGTATTCGGCGTCGGTATGCGAACGCACACGGGAGTCGCCCGCACGATGTTCGGTGCCCTTGCTCAAAAGGGAATCAATATCAGCTTGATTACAACGAGCGAAGTGTGCGTCAGTGTGATGGTCGAATTAGCACGCGGGAAGGAAGCTTTGCAGTGCTTGAAAGAAGCTTTTCAAATCCCCTGA
- a CDS encoding DUF1349 domain-containing protein produces the protein MRRLSIVFLIAVATPIWAYPPPPKPNANLIRGWGIFVDPDKDCRCTEEKGILALVIPAKNHDFSFRYNSTRTNAPRVLQSAHGDFKLQVKVQEFSAPKEETSTEGGTRIQSGFSAGLLIWKDEKNFLRLDRFMSSNSIKPSIRVTAYQEGRTTPGRRAMVADSVTLFQIKRIGKKITMEYKDPDNDTEWVAIDRPVVEFSGELQVGVTAANTGSEAFTVKFEGLKFEEK, from the coding sequence ATGCGTCGATTATCCATTGTATTTTTGATCGCCGTTGCTACGCCGATTTGGGCGTATCCCCCTCCTCCTAAACCGAACGCGAATCTCATTCGCGGATGGGGTATTTTCGTCGATCCAGATAAAGATTGCCGCTGCACCGAAGAGAAGGGAATACTTGCCCTCGTTATTCCCGCCAAAAATCATGATTTCAGTTTCAGATATAATTCAACGCGCACCAATGCTCCTCGGGTACTGCAATCGGCCCATGGGGATTTTAAGCTTCAGGTGAAAGTTCAGGAATTCAGTGCTCCGAAAGAAGAGACGAGTACTGAAGGGGGAACTCGCATTCAATCGGGTTTCTCTGCCGGGCTACTGATCTGGAAAGATGAAAAAAACTTCCTGCGACTGGATCGCTTTATGAGTTCCAACTCGATAAAGCCGAGCATTCGCGTCACGGCCTATCAGGAGGGACGAACGACTCCCGGTCGAAGAGCGATGGTTGCCGACAGTGTCACCTTGTTCCAGATCAAGCGAATCGGGAAGAAAATCACCATGGAGTATAAAGACCCCGATAACGATACCGAATGGGTAGCTATCGATCGCCCGGTTGTGGAGTTTTCCGGGGAACTTCAAGTCGGGGTCACAGCGGCTAATACAGGGAGCGAGGCCTTCACGGTGAAATTTGAAGGCCTGAAATTTGAAGAAAAGTAA
- a CDS encoding alpha/beta hydrolase translates to MENIHNPSIEVHLAPADKANGTAVIVIAGGGNKTCNVGNEGVDIADWLNSQGIHAFIERYRLRPYDSTKDALADTQQSIRMVRSRAKEWGVDPKRVGVMGFSAGGEQAAWVTLRFDAGNPQAADPVERESCRPDFSVLIYAGWLKMDMTKVPKNAPPTFLTSAGLDDAFHARQTVEFYDALFKANIPVELHIYGHGGHGGAISPRKGIPFGTWHLRFLDWAKDLELLNSKLKS, encoded by the coding sequence GTGGAGAATATCCACAATCCATCGATAGAAGTTCATCTGGCTCCCGCTGATAAAGCGAACGGCACGGCCGTGATAGTGATCGCGGGCGGTGGGAACAAAACTTGTAACGTCGGAAATGAAGGAGTCGATATTGCCGATTGGCTCAACAGCCAGGGAATTCATGCTTTTATCGAACGGTATCGGCTGCGGCCTTACGATTCCACCAAGGATGCCCTGGCGGATACGCAACAGTCCATTCGTATGGTGCGATCCCGTGCGAAAGAATGGGGGGTCGACCCGAAGCGCGTCGGCGTGATGGGGTTTTCCGCGGGCGGCGAACAGGCGGCCTGGGTGACCTTACGGTTCGATGCCGGGAATCCTCAGGCGGCCGATCCTGTGGAGCGCGAGAGTTGTCGTCCTGATTTTTCGGTGCTCATTTATGCGGGATGGCTGAAGATGGATATGACGAAGGTTCCCAAGAATGCACCTCCCACTTTTTTGACGAGTGCCGGCCTCGACGATGCTTTCCATGCCCGCCAAACGGTGGAGTTTTACGATGCATTATTCAAAGCAAATATTCCCGTGGAGTTGCACATCTACGGCCATGGGGGGCATGGCGGGGCAATCAGCCCCAGAAAGGGAATTCCCTTTGGTACCTGGCATTTGAGATTCCTTGATTGGGCGAAGGATCTGGAATTGTTGAATTCCAAATTGAAATCCTAA
- a CDS encoding alpha/beta hydrolase family protein: MHCVLLSPILFHFVFSVTNVGNAPPETKDLVGIWEGPLRVGSQELRLVFVVEEKEGKLISKMDSPDQGAKNLEVEKTKFEAGEVQFDLVKFKIRFAGKMSVDKKSIPGKFSQSGKDFPLDLKRVDKILEVRRPQTPKKPFPYKEVEVVIENKKTKDVKLAGTLTLPPEKGPFAAAILITGSGPQDRDETLLGHKPFAVIADFLTRKGIAVLRCDDRGVAKSTGKHSEATTADFVTDIEACFEYLKTRPELDPKKIGLIGHSEGGLIGPSVAAQNPDVAFVIMLAGPGVPGDEILLEQGDLIANAMGQAPDFRKVTRDLNIRLFQAIKAGQDEQALMKLVDEAFNALSEEDRKKVTEDFKKELQKGVKKLVSPWFRYFIKFDPRPTLQKVKCPVLALNGERDLQVSPKQNLPEIEKALKASGNPDVTCRSFPQLNHLFQKCQKGAPSEYAKIEETFSPEVLDVIGEWILKRTQP; encoded by the coding sequence ATGCACTGCGTTTTACTGTCGCCAATTCTGTTCCATTTCGTTTTCTCTGTCACTAACGTCGGGAATGCACCCCCTGAAACGAAAGATCTCGTCGGCATCTGGGAAGGCCCCTTGCGAGTCGGCTCGCAGGAGTTACGCCTGGTGTTCGTTGTTGAAGAAAAGGAAGGAAAGTTGATTTCAAAAATGGATAGCCCGGATCAAGGGGCGAAAAACCTCGAGGTGGAAAAGACCAAATTCGAAGCGGGAGAAGTGCAATTCGATCTGGTGAAATTTAAGATTCGATTCGCGGGTAAGATGAGCGTCGACAAGAAATCCATTCCTGGAAAATTCAGTCAGTCGGGAAAAGATTTCCCTTTGGATTTAAAACGCGTTGACAAGATTCTGGAAGTCCGGCGTCCCCAGACCCCTAAAAAACCCTTCCCCTACAAGGAAGTGGAGGTGGTGATCGAGAATAAGAAGACCAAGGACGTGAAGCTGGCCGGAACACTCACTCTGCCACCCGAGAAGGGCCCCTTCGCCGCCGCAATTTTGATTACAGGCTCGGGGCCACAAGATCGGGACGAAACTCTTCTGGGGCATAAACCCTTTGCCGTGATTGCCGATTTTCTGACTCGAAAAGGGATCGCGGTTCTACGCTGCGATGATCGTGGTGTTGCCAAGTCCACAGGTAAACATTCTGAAGCAACGACCGCCGATTTCGTCACCGACATCGAAGCCTGTTTCGAATATTTGAAGACCCGGCCCGAACTCGATCCGAAAAAAATTGGATTGATAGGGCACAGTGAAGGCGGACTGATCGGTCCATCCGTGGCCGCGCAGAATCCCGATGTGGCGTTCGTCATCATGCTTGCCGGTCCAGGTGTGCCGGGTGATGAAATTCTTCTCGAACAAGGGGATTTAATAGCTAATGCCATGGGACAAGCTCCAGATTTTCGAAAAGTGACCCGCGATTTGAATATCCGATTGTTTCAGGCGATCAAAGCGGGACAGGATGAACAGGCCCTCATGAAACTGGTGGATGAGGCTTTCAATGCTCTTTCTGAAGAAGATAGAAAGAAAGTTACCGAAGATTTCAAAAAGGAGCTCCAGAAAGGGGTGAAGAAACTGGTTTCTCCCTGGTTTCGATACTTCATTAAATTCGATCCCCGACCCACCTTGCAGAAAGTAAAATGTCCGGTCCTGGCTCTCAATGGTGAACGCGATTTGCAGGTATCGCCGAAACAGAACTTGCCCGAGATCGAAAAAGCATTGAAAGCTTCCGGTAATCCCGACGTGACTTGCCGAAGCTTTCCGCAGCTGAACCATCTATTTCAGAAATGCCAAAAAGGGGCTCCGAGCGAGTATGCCAAAATTGAGGAAACCTTCAGCCCGGAAGTTCTCGATGTGATCGGGGAATGGATTCTGAAGCGCACCCAGCCTTAA
- a CDS encoding DUF2383 domain-containing protein, translated as MTTNITTSGLDSSIDTDQQKCDTDRMNKLLRGELSAVAAYEQAISKFEDLAIQKELSRIRAEHSQAVTSLQQRIQQFGGKPEDSAGAWGSFTSAVTETAKVIGPKTVLAALKRGEELGIGDYEDAIENSEISQSCKTLLQSKFLPACRKHVLELDHLIPRV; from the coding sequence ATGACCACGAACATCACGACATCCGGCCTGGATTCTTCAATTGATACCGATCAGCAGAAGTGTGACACGGATCGCATGAATAAGCTGCTGCGCGGGGAATTGTCCGCAGTGGCCGCTTATGAGCAGGCGATCAGTAAGTTTGAAGACCTCGCCATTCAGAAGGAATTGAGCCGCATTCGCGCCGAGCACAGTCAGGCGGTGACTTCGTTGCAGCAGCGCATCCAGCAGTTCGGTGGGAAGCCTGAGGACAGTGCAGGGGCTTGGGGCAGTTTTACTTCCGCGGTTACCGAAACGGCTAAGGTCATCGGACCAAAAACGGTTCTGGCGGCCTTGAAGCGAGGCGAAGAACTTGGTATCGGCGACTACGAGGATGCCATTGAAAATTCGGAAATCAGTCAGTCTTGTAAAACGCTGCTGCAATCGAAGTTCTTGCCGGCCTGTCGGAAGCATGTTCTCGAACTAGATCATTTGATCCCTCGGGTATAA
- a CDS encoding sensor histidine kinase, with product MNGPTPVTDRPIEILLIDDDEDDYYLTKQVLSDISHASFNLQWIWKFEEGFEAIRRGEHDIYLLDYRLGEKSGLELLKEARALGCKSPIILLTGQSSTEIDLAAMDAGATDFLEKSRLEAAVLDRTIRYALQQRQYETQLEKKVAERTEELARANEALRLADKRKDEFLATLAHELRNPLAPIRNALEIMRIAADNPATIEKARLIMERQTHTLIRLIDDLLDISRITRSKLTLDLDLLLVREIIDLSLETSQPLLDKAGITLDLEMPERELKVRGDRLRLAQVFSNLLNNAAKYTKRGGRVCLKVTQSDSFAAICVQDTGVGIPPEMVSQIFELFTQVDRSLNRSQGGLGIGLSLVKKLVEMHGGSVQARSEGIEKGTEILVKLPLIEC from the coding sequence ATGAACGGTCCAACTCCCGTAACTGATCGTCCCATCGAGATTCTGCTGATCGACGATGATGAGGACGATTACTACCTCACCAAGCAGGTCTTGAGCGACATCTCTCACGCGAGTTTCAATCTTCAATGGATCTGGAAGTTCGAAGAGGGATTTGAGGCGATCCGTCGGGGCGAGCACGACATCTACCTGCTGGACTACCGGCTAGGAGAAAAAAGCGGCCTGGAACTGCTCAAGGAGGCGCGCGCTTTGGGTTGCAAATCGCCAATCATTCTTCTGACAGGTCAAAGTAGTACGGAAATCGACTTGGCGGCCATGGATGCCGGCGCGACCGATTTTCTGGAAAAGAGCCGGTTGGAAGCTGCCGTGCTGGATAGGACGATCCGCTACGCTTTGCAGCAGCGACAATACGAAACCCAGCTTGAAAAGAAAGTGGCCGAGCGCACCGAAGAGCTAGCACGTGCAAATGAAGCGCTTCGTCTGGCCGATAAGCGCAAGGACGAATTCCTGGCCACCCTCGCTCACGAACTGCGAAATCCTCTCGCTCCGATTCGCAATGCTCTGGAAATCATGAGAATAGCGGCAGATAATCCTGCCACGATTGAAAAAGCCCGTTTAATCATGGAGAGGCAGACGCACACCTTAATCCGCCTCATAGATGACCTGTTGGATATTTCCCGCATCACCCGCAGTAAGTTGACGCTGGATCTGGACCTATTGCTAGTTCGCGAGATAATTGACCTGTCGCTGGAGACCAGCCAACCCCTCCTGGACAAAGCGGGAATCACTTTGGATCTGGAGATGCCCGAACGGGAACTCAAGGTTCGGGGAGATAGGCTGCGGCTTGCGCAGGTTTTTTCCAATTTGCTGAACAATGCCGCAAAATACACCAAGCGCGGCGGTCGAGTCTGTCTGAAGGTCACTCAAAGCGATTCGTTTGCAGCGATCTGCGTGCAGGATACGGGAGTCGGAATTCCGCCAGAGATGGTGTCCCAGATCTTCGAGCTGTTTACGCAGGTGGATCGCAGTTTAAATCGGTCGCAAGGTGGTTTAGGCATAGGCCTTTCTCTGGTGAAAAAGCTGGTGGAGATGCACGGCGGCAGCGTTCAGGCACGCAGTGAAGGAATTGAAAAAGGAACGGAAATACTCGTCAAGCTTCCATTAATTGAATGCTAA
- a CDS encoding response regulator, whose amino-acid sequence MADDDPDDRRLTQEAFAESRLANDLRFVNDGEELMDYLHRRGKYSDPASSPMPGLLLLDLNMPRKDGREALQEIKADPHLKTLRVVIMTTSKAEEDIIKSYNLSASSYITKPVTFEGLVEVIKVLGKYWLEIVELPHYERSNSRN is encoded by the coding sequence ATGGCTGATGATGATCCTGATGATCGACGATTGACTCAGGAGGCATTTGCAGAGAGCCGGCTTGCCAACGATCTGCGTTTTGTCAATGATGGTGAAGAACTGATGGATTATTTGCATAGAAGAGGCAAATACAGCGACCCGGCGTCCTCCCCCATGCCGGGATTGTTGCTTCTCGATCTGAATATGCCTCGCAAGGATGGCCGCGAAGCTCTGCAGGAAATAAAAGCAGATCCCCATCTGAAAACGCTTCGCGTGGTGATCATGACGACCTCCAAGGCCGAGGAAGACATCATAAAATCCTACAATTTGTCGGCCTCTTCTTACATAACGAAGCCCGTGACCTTCGAAGGGCTCGTGGAAGTCATCAAAGTTCTGGGCAAGTATTGGCTAGAGATTGTGGAGTTGCCTCACTATGAACGGTCCAACTCCCGTAACTGA